The following proteins come from a genomic window of Mariniflexile sp. TRM1-10:
- a CDS encoding helix-turn-helix domain-containing protein, which produces MEKIRRDNKNFKRLDLIVLNTSLKNYIASETKREAKAGVLFLEYKLLSNFGSGYINEIHFNNVTISISNFVVKSDVTIFNKNENIRLQLSFMLEGGKTIRVNNNINEINYSKQTSYMAYIESYSGYNKIYANSPFKEVKIKLPTTFLSHYKLLEDINFKRMDDNDLIVPMSSDIFSILLDLESNHVKGISSKIFLEAKVLEILAIQIENYKKNKTRSIDVLSNKNVEKLFHLKQFLKENLNKNYTIQQLSIKTGLSENLIKTEFKKLFNCSVNAFFKHEKMNKAKYLLQQTDLPIYQIADDVGYKNATHFSAAFKRFFKENPKSFR; this is translated from the coding sequence TTGGAAAAAATAAGACGTGATAATAAAAACTTTAAACGATTGGATTTAATAGTGCTAAATACGAGCTTGAAAAATTATATAGCATCTGAAACAAAAAGGGAAGCAAAAGCTGGCGTTCTGTTTTTAGAATATAAACTTTTATCAAATTTTGGCAGTGGTTATATAAACGAAATACACTTTAACAATGTTACCATATCAATTAGCAATTTTGTAGTTAAAAGCGATGTGACAATTTTTAACAAGAACGAAAACATCAGATTGCAACTATCTTTTATGTTGGAAGGCGGAAAGACTATTCGAGTAAATAATAACATAAATGAAATAAATTACAGTAAGCAAACATCGTATATGGCTTATATTGAATCGTATAGTGGGTATAACAAAATTTATGCTAATAGCCCATTTAAGGAAGTTAAAATTAAACTACCAACAACATTTTTAAGCCATTACAAACTGTTGGAAGACATCAATTTTAAAAGAATGGATGATAATGATTTAATAGTTCCAATGAGCAGCGATATTTTTTCAATCTTATTGGATTTAGAGTCCAATCATGTAAAAGGTATTTCAAGTAAGATTTTTTTAGAAGCCAAGGTACTCGAGATTCTGGCCATTCAAATTGAAAATTATAAAAAAAACAAAACACGAAGTATAGATGTTTTAAGTAATAAAAACGTTGAAAAATTATTTCATTTAAAACAGTTTTTAAAAGAAAATCTAAACAAGAACTATACAATACAGCAATTATCTATTAAAACTGGTTTGAGTGAAAATTTAATTAAAACCGAATTTAAAAAATTATTTAACTGTTCTGTAAATGCCTTTTTTAAACATGAAAAAATGAATAAAGCAAAGTATCTTTTGCAACAAACCGATTTGCCTATATATCAAATAGCAGATGATGTTGGTTATAAAAATGCCACACACTTTAGTGCGGCATTTAAAAGGTTTTTTAAAGAAAACCCTAAATCTTTTAGATAA
- a CDS encoding SDR family NAD(P)-dependent oxidoreductase: MTKTALITGAASGLGYELALLLANDGYDLILIDIDNTNLQIAKTDIEKMFSCSVSTLLKDLSKPNVAAEIMEEINHVPVDVLVNNAGFGLFGTFANTEWERELDMLHVHILTTTHLTKLILEGMLKRGSGKILNMSSLAAFQPGPLMSIYYASKSYLLSFSEAIANELKGTGITVTALCPGPTKTSFQKVVSKNTSENKISFNMACASEVALYGYNAMQKGKTVAIPGAINKFLSTIHRFVSRSMATRIVRNLQEKNRDE, translated from the coding sequence ATGACAAAAACTGCATTAATAACTGGAGCTGCTTCAGGGTTAGGCTATGAATTGGCTTTGCTATTGGCCAATGATGGCTATGACTTAATTTTAATAGATATAGATAATACTAACTTACAAATTGCAAAAACTGACATAGAGAAAATGTTTTCGTGCAGTGTGTCTACACTATTAAAAGATTTAAGCAAACCCAATGTAGCTGCCGAAATAATGGAAGAAATTAATCATGTGCCAGTGGATGTTTTGGTCAATAATGCTGGGTTTGGCTTATTTGGAACTTTTGCCAATACCGAGTGGGAACGTGAGCTGGATATGTTGCATGTGCATATTTTAACTACAACGCATTTAACAAAGCTCATACTAGAAGGCATGTTAAAACGTGGTTCGGGAAAAATACTTAATATGTCTTCGTTGGCGGCTTTTCAACCGGGACCGCTTATGTCTATTTATTACGCTTCCAAGTCGTATTTATTATCATTTTCTGAAGCTATTGCCAACGAGTTAAAAGGTACAGGTATAACTGTTACAGCATTATGTCCAGGGCCAACTAAAACGTCGTTTCAAAAAGTCGTTTCAAAGAACACTTCAGAAAATAAGATTAGTTTTAATATGGCATGCGCATCAGAAGTAGCGCTTTATGGTTATAACGCTATGCAAAAAGGGAAAACGGTTGCTATTCCGGGTGCTATAAATAAATTTCTTTCAACCATACATCGCTTTGTTTCTAGAAGTATGGCTACAAGGATTGTTAGAAACCTGCAGGAAAAAAATAGGGACGAATAA
- the creD gene encoding cell envelope integrity protein CreD, translated as MENSNTQQQNKFGNWLKTSITARMLMVGFLIIILLIPLSFIESLIRERSFRQQDVVNEINEKWGNNVLVYGPILKIPYKTFSETTTFNEKTKTYLKETKTHINYAYIFPEKLNTDINVNSKTLNRGNFESAVFTTDMTLSGFYIPTDLTEKDIKTEDIIWDKATLIIKTSNLKGIKSDMLIKLNNDNYTFQTNYNDDNQSRSHHLDVLETGFLNQSNINGTENSNFSIKISFNGSKQIELIPIGKTTTMSMISNWADPSFIGNYLPNDETKEISKNGFKADWKVLHINRAFSQQHLNKIPNLNEFAFGTKFMVMVDEYQKSERSAKYGFLVIALTFLIFFLIQTLSKINIHPFQYLMIGLALTMFYTLLVSISEHSNFLKAYLIAGISVIVLITLYSKSILKTFKFPLFIGLSLTALYTFIYVIIQLENYALLVGSIGLFLILAIVMYVSRKIDWNNG; from the coding sequence ATGGAAAATTCAAACACACAGCAACAAAACAAATTTGGCAATTGGCTAAAAACTTCTATTACGGCAAGAATGCTTATGGTAGGCTTTTTAATTATTATTCTATTAATACCATTGTCTTTTATTGAAAGTCTTATTCGCGAACGTTCCTTTAGGCAACAAGATGTTGTAAACGAAATAAATGAAAAATGGGGAAACAACGTTCTAGTATACGGCCCTATTTTAAAAATTCCCTATAAAACATTTTCTGAAACAACAACCTTTAACGAGAAAACAAAAACCTATTTAAAAGAAACTAAAACACATATTAATTATGCTTACATATTTCCAGAAAAATTAAACACCGATATAAATGTCAACTCAAAAACTTTAAATCGCGGTAATTTTGAATCGGCTGTTTTTACGACCGATATGACATTATCTGGTTTTTATATTCCAACAGATTTAACAGAAAAAGACATTAAAACCGAAGACATTATTTGGGATAAAGCAACCTTAATAATAAAAACATCGAACTTAAAAGGCATAAAAAGCGACATGCTTATAAAGCTTAACAATGACAACTACACGTTTCAAACCAATTACAATGATGATAACCAAAGCCGAAGTCATCATCTGGATGTTTTGGAAACAGGCTTTTTAAACCAATCAAATATTAACGGTACAGAAAATTCAAATTTCAGCATAAAAATTTCGTTCAACGGAAGTAAACAAATAGAATTGATTCCCATTGGAAAAACCACTACTATGTCTATGATATCCAATTGGGCAGACCCAAGTTTTATTGGTAATTACCTCCCAAACGACGAAACTAAAGAAATATCAAAAAATGGCTTTAAAGCCGACTGGAAGGTGTTGCATATAAATAGGGCCTTTTCACAACAGCATTTAAATAAAATACCCAATCTAAACGAATTTGCTTTTGGAACCAAATTTATGGTCATGGTAGACGAGTACCAAAAAAGTGAACGTTCTGCCAAATATGGCTTTCTGGTTATTGCCTTAACATTCTTAATTTTCTTTTTAATTCAAACACTAAGCAAAATAAACATTCACCCGTTCCAATATTTAATGATTGGGTTGGCACTCACTATGTTTTACACCTTATTGGTATCCATTTCAGAACACAGTAATTTCTTAAAAGCCTATTTAATTGCAGGGATTTCTGTAATTGTGCTCATCACATTATATTCAAAATCCATTTTAAAAACGTTTAAGTTCCCCTTATTTATTGGGCTTTCATTAACAGCTTTATACACCTTTATTTATGTCATCATTCAGTTAGAAAACTATGCACTATTAGTAGGAAGTATTGGTCTGTTCTTAATCTTAGCAATCGTTATGTATGTATCCAGAAAAATAGACTGGAATAACGGTTAA
- a CDS encoding slipin family protein, translating to MNPPLMFTIVIVVFLLSGIRIIFEYKRALKFRFGKYIKTLQPGFRWIIPIVETIQIVDIRVITINVVSQEVMTEDNVPCSIDGVVFFKVIDPEMAVLEVEEYEFAITQLSQAALRDVCGKVELDTILSKREEMGKNIKNIVEVETKQWGIDIIDVKIKDIQLPENMRRMMANQAEAERSRRARIILALAEEQAAGKLLEAGKLIDQSPSAIKLRLYQTLSNIAAEKNSTILFPFPEEVLPREHKKEASS from the coding sequence ATGAATCCTCCTTTAATGTTTACGATTGTTATTGTGGTATTCCTATTATCGGGTATACGCATTATTTTTGAATACAAACGCGCTTTAAAATTTAGGTTTGGTAAATATATTAAAACCTTACAACCTGGATTTAGATGGATTATTCCCATAGTTGAGACTATACAGATAGTGGATATTCGGGTCATCACAATTAATGTGGTTTCCCAGGAAGTTATGACCGAAGATAACGTGCCATGTAGTATTGATGGTGTGGTATTTTTTAAGGTTATTGACCCAGAAATGGCAGTCTTGGAAGTTGAAGAATACGAATTTGCCATTACGCAATTATCACAGGCTGCTTTGCGTGATGTTTGCGGTAAGGTTGAACTGGATACCATTCTGTCCAAACGGGAAGAAATGGGTAAAAACATTAAGAATATTGTTGAGGTCGAAACCAAGCAATGGGGCATTGATATTATTGATGTTAAGATAAAAGACATCCAATTGCCTGAAAACATGAGACGTATGATGGCCAATCAAGCAGAAGCAGAACGTTCCAGACGTGCACGTATTATTTTGGCATTGGCAGAAGAGCAAGCCGCGGGCAAGTTACTCGAAGCAGGTAAACTGATAGATCAATCGCCATCAGCAATTAAATTAAGGTTATATCAAACCTTATCTAACATTGCAGCAGAAAAGAACTCAACCATATTGTTTCCGTTCCCGGAAGAAGTATTGCCTAGAGAACATAAAAAAGAAGCTAGCAGTTAA
- a CDS encoding PepSY-associated TM helix domain-containing protein: protein MKNRTYNILFHTHTVSGIVISVVLYVIFFAGSFSFFKDDIVNWERNESVAITDDMSINFNTILDSLDLKYHLYGRDIEIRKHHVEQEVSISISASKDTLAPTNAKTAAFFYLDTNDHSKTSYLESYSLGEFLYRLHFLAQIPYPFGYYLSGFIAFFFLFAIITGVLVHWKKIVSNFYLFRPFEKLKTLWTDAHTALGIIGLPFQFVYAVTGAFFMIKLLLVAPNVMVLYNGDQAKFYGDLGYSYPHFNLETDAIKTDFNVNSYAEKTKALWDDFNVTEMHVFNYGNANMHVLVGGHLNYSTKFNGTGEAIYKVSSNKLISKKEPSNTTYLDGVKNTLFRLHFGDYGGYALKLVSFVLGIISCFVIISGVMIWLVTRDKKNIPEKKRRFNLWVVRIYLAICLSMYPITAASFIAVKVFQPSGQTFIYYFYFLGWLLLTTFFLIKKDIDYINKYTLLMGSILGLLIPVSNGIVTNNWLWNSFSNKQFQLFFIDIFWIFLSVTTLWIYYKLNKKHTKTK from the coding sequence ATGAAAAACAGAACTTATAATATTCTTTTTCATACACATACAGTAAGTGGCATTGTTATTAGTGTTGTACTGTATGTTATCTTTTTTGCGGGTTCGTTTTCATTCTTTAAAGATGATATTGTGAACTGGGAGCGTAATGAATCTGTAGCTATTACTGATGACATGTCCATAAATTTTAATACCATTCTGGATTCATTGGATTTAAAATACCATTTGTACGGAAGGGATATTGAAATAAGAAAACACCATGTAGAACAAGAAGTTAGCATTTCTATTTCGGCTTCAAAAGATACGTTAGCACCAACAAATGCCAAAACCGCAGCATTCTTTTATTTAGACACCAATGACCATTCAAAAACATCTTACTTAGAATCTTACTCGCTTGGTGAATTCTTATATCGGTTGCACTTTTTAGCACAAATACCCTACCCTTTTGGCTACTATCTGTCTGGTTTTATTGCTTTCTTCTTTTTATTTGCCATTATTACAGGGGTTCTAGTTCACTGGAAAAAGATAGTATCAAACTTTTATTTGTTCAGACCGTTTGAAAAATTAAAAACGTTATGGACCGATGCACATACAGCTTTAGGAATTATAGGTTTGCCTTTTCAATTTGTTTATGCCGTAACTGGAGCCTTTTTTATGATTAAACTACTTTTGGTCGCTCCAAATGTTATGGTTTTATATAATGGCGACCAAGCTAAATTTTATGGCGATTTAGGGTATAGCTATCCACATTTCAATTTAGAAACCGACGCTATAAAAACCGACTTTAACGTGAATAGTTATGCTGAAAAAACGAAAGCCCTTTGGGACGATTTTAATGTTACCGAAATGCATGTTTTTAATTATGGCAATGCAAATATGCACGTGTTGGTTGGAGGGCATTTAAACTATAGCACCAAATTTAATGGTACTGGTGAAGCCATTTACAAGGTAAGCTCCAATAAACTAATTTCAAAAAAAGAACCTTCAAATACTACTTACCTAGATGGTGTAAAAAACACCCTTTTTAGGTTGCACTTTGGCGATTATGGTGGCTATGCACTAAAACTGGTTAGTTTTGTATTAGGCATTATATCTTGCTTTGTTATTATTTCCGGTGTGATGATATGGTTAGTCACTCGCGACAAAAAAAACATTCCCGAAAAGAAAAGACGCTTTAACCTTTGGGTTGTTAGAATTTATTTGGCTATTTGTTTAAGTATGTATCCCATTACAGCGGCTTCGTTTATTGCCGTAAAGGTGTTTCAACCATCAGGACAAACTTTTATATACTATTTTTATTTTCTAGGCTGGTTGCTATTAACTACATTTTTCCTAATAAAAAAAGACATTGACTATATCAACAAATACACACTATTAATGGGCAGTATTTTAGGCTTACTTATTCCTGTTTCAAATGGAATTGTAACCAACAACTGGTTATGGAATTCGTTTAGCAATAAACAGTTTCAACTATTCTTTATAGATATTTTTTGGATATTTTTATCGGTAACAACCTTATGGATTTATTACAAATTAAACAAAAAGCACACCAAAACTAAATAA
- a CDS encoding DUF4198 domain-containing protein: MKKTILTLALIIAVTAQSFAHYLWIETNTTGTRGIEQNVKVYFGEYTYGVIEQVNGEAFPNVKNFTLWVIDAKGNKTKLETTAFEDHYLAKFTPKTNGTYTVVLNNNEIDVIDYTQYDFGIFKTHYHSTAKVQVGNTITETTAVNEAGIIVKDVSKNDSEVQLQVLYKNKPLAKNELKVFVADLWSKTLETDENGMVSFKLPWKTKYIVETTTKEEVPETYNGKDYQFIWHCATYSIL; this comes from the coding sequence ATGAAAAAAACAATTTTAACCTTGGCTTTAATAATAGCAGTAACAGCGCAATCTTTTGCACATTACTTATGGATTGAAACCAACACTACTGGAACAAGAGGAATAGAACAAAACGTAAAAGTATATTTCGGAGAATATACTTATGGTGTAATTGAACAAGTAAACGGCGAAGCTTTTCCAAATGTTAAAAACTTTACGCTTTGGGTTATTGATGCAAAAGGAAATAAAACAAAATTAGAAACAACCGCTTTTGAAGATCATTACCTAGCAAAATTCACACCTAAAACCAATGGCACTTACACGGTTGTATTAAACAATAACGAAATTGATGTGATTGACTATACGCAGTATGATTTCGGTATTTTTAAAACGCATTATCATTCTACAGCTAAAGTGCAAGTTGGCAATACAATAACTGAAACTACTGCGGTTAATGAAGCTGGCATTATAGTAAAAGATGTTTCTAAAAACGATAGCGAAGTACAACTTCAAGTACTTTACAAAAACAAACCACTTGCTAAAAACGAACTAAAAGTATTTGTCGCCGATTTATGGTCCAAAACTTTGGAAACCGATGAAAATGGCATGGTATCGTTTAAGCTTCCTTGGAAAACAAAATATATTGTAGAAACTACAACTAAAGAAGAAGTTCCAGAAACTTACAATGGTAAAGACTATCAATTTATTTGGCATTGTGCTACCTATTCCATTCTATAA
- a CDS encoding DUF1361 domain-containing protein, giving the protein MYTIKQFFFNQFKLYSVLVISLIFSVFLLMVRIKLNHSFFYLFLIWNLFLAIIPFVITSYLTLQPNIKKMKLILWFGIWLLFLPNAPYIITDLMHLRLNPDSYLWLDILVVTSFACNGLLLFYLSVLDMKNILKTYIKKPVNDILLITLLFLSSFGIYLGRFLRYNSWEILSNPKYLILDIFNIALQPITYREAWLFTFLFGIFLNIGFWMFTQLYKSSI; this is encoded by the coding sequence ATGTATACCATAAAACAATTCTTTTTCAACCAATTTAAGCTTTATTCAGTATTAGTCATATCATTAATATTCAGTGTGTTTTTGCTAATGGTTAGAATAAAATTAAACCACTCATTCTTTTACTTGTTTTTAATATGGAATTTGTTTCTAGCCATCATTCCATTTGTTATTACAAGTTATTTAACCCTTCAACCAAACATTAAGAAAATGAAGCTCATACTTTGGTTTGGCATATGGTTATTATTTTTACCAAATGCACCATATATTATTACGGATTTAATGCATTTAAGATTAAACCCCGATTCTTATTTGTGGTTGGATATCCTGGTAGTAACATCGTTTGCTTGCAATGGTTTATTATTATTTTATCTATCTGTTCTGGATATGAAAAACATTCTAAAAACATACATAAAGAAACCTGTTAACGATATTCTACTCATTACACTTCTTTTTCTATCAAGTTTCGGCATTTATCTAGGCCGATTTTTACGTTATAATTCTTGGGAAATTCTAAGCAATCCTAAATATTTAATTTTGGATATTTTTAATATAGCGCTACAGCCTATTACATATAGAGAAGCTTGGTTATTTACTTTTCTATTTGGAATATTCTTGAATATTGGGTTTTGGATGTTCACACAACTTTACAAATCATCAATATAA
- a CDS encoding DUF1801 domain-containing protein: protein MKPVDEYFLNQKEPYQSIMLYVRSIILNTLPEAEERYSYKIPFYNCHKKPMIYLNILKGTNYVDVAFVQGILLEKQFPVLKNDNKRKQVRSIQLKTLEDLDHANFFALLHEASNLLSKSKKAWFI from the coding sequence ATGAAACCTGTAGACGAGTATTTTTTAAATCAGAAAGAGCCTTATCAATCCATTATGCTTTATGTGCGAAGCATTATTTTGAATACATTGCCAGAGGCAGAGGAGCGTTACAGTTATAAAATTCCGTTTTATAATTGCCACAAAAAGCCCATGATTTATTTGAATATTTTAAAAGGCACCAATTATGTTGATGTGGCTTTTGTGCAAGGCATTTTGTTAGAAAAACAATTTCCTGTTTTAAAGAATGATAATAAACGCAAACAAGTACGCTCTATCCAACTAAAAACGTTAGAAGATTTAGACCACGCCAATTTTTTTGCATTGCTTCACGAGGCTTCCAATTTACTTAGTAAAAGTAAAAAAGCTTGGTTTATTTAG
- a CDS encoding TonB-dependent receptor, whose translation MIKKLLLVTIVLFSINFFYGQNGSIKGKVVSTQGKGIQNVNVIITSLEKGTTTNNQGAFYINNLKSGNYTLEISYIGYNSQKITVTVKNNETTNTPNIVLIENQEQLTEIVVEGHKMNKYSQKKPSSALRLKGELVKLPQNIQVISSELLLDQQVTNIMDGVIRNVSGVTMLEHWGHFARVNMRGFRLPAFRNGVNVQDTWGPLSEDMNTVDRIEFVKGPAGFMMSAGEPGGFYNVVTKKPTSTPVAQISLSGGSFDYYRGTVDLGGKLTEDGKLLYRFNGMYQTADTHRGNEDAQRFGIAPALTYNISNKTSITTELNLQQAESFIGSAYIFAPAANGYGSLDRGFKFTDNNYPVTDIQELTLFTNLKHEISKNWSFETQFAYLRYDQEGNSTWLWNFEDTGDATRYVGIWDALSLGKYFQTYLYGTFNTLGITHNVLAGFDYSQKEYWADWNQSIVIDVNQPFNIYNPVYGNTITPVFDRTQKVRDRANAHNTGFTVRAFYAQDELAFLQNKLRLTLAGRYTQLVTLGKAETDKKFTPRFGLSADILPTLTAYALYDQSFLGQNGVSKSGNTFDPVEAKDIEGGIKKSFFDGRLKTSLGVYQITKENVLVTDPEDINFSIQLGEIQSKGIEFDMQGEITPELNIVLNYANTNVEITKDTNPANIGKKVAGHAKHMTNGWLNYNFSSLSKFKGFGVSLGYQYQVDRSAWSWGADNQTDLPDYFRLDGGLSWKNNKVRVQLNINNILDEYLYSGSNYGTYLYWQSEPGINGRFTVTYNF comes from the coding sequence ATGATTAAAAAATTATTATTAGTGACAATCGTACTTTTTTCTATAAACTTCTTTTACGGACAAAATGGTTCTATTAAAGGAAAAGTGGTTTCTACTCAAGGAAAAGGCATACAAAACGTAAACGTTATAATAACAAGTTTAGAAAAAGGCACCACAACTAATAACCAAGGTGCGTTTTATATTAATAATTTGAAATCTGGGAATTATACATTAGAAATATCATATATAGGATATAATTCACAAAAAATTACTGTAACTGTAAAAAATAATGAGACCACCAATACCCCAAATATTGTTTTAATCGAAAACCAAGAACAATTAACCGAGATTGTAGTTGAAGGCCATAAAATGAATAAATATTCTCAAAAAAAACCATCGTCTGCACTTCGTCTTAAAGGCGAATTGGTAAAACTTCCACAAAACATTCAAGTAATAAGTAGCGAATTGCTTTTAGACCAGCAAGTCACAAATATCATGGATGGTGTTATAAGAAACGTAAGTGGTGTTACTATGCTGGAACACTGGGGGCATTTTGCTAGAGTGAATATGCGTGGCTTTAGATTGCCTGCTTTTAGAAATGGTGTAAATGTACAAGATACATGGGGACCATTGTCGGAAGACATGAACACCGTTGATAGAATTGAATTTGTAAAAGGACCTGCTGGCTTTATGATGTCGGCCGGAGAACCAGGAGGCTTCTATAATGTGGTTACTAAAAAACCAACCAGTACACCTGTTGCACAAATATCATTATCTGGTGGTAGTTTTGATTATTATAGGGGTACCGTTGATCTTGGTGGAAAATTAACCGAAGATGGTAAACTATTATATCGCTTCAATGGCATGTATCAAACAGCTGATACACATCGTGGAAATGAAGATGCCCAACGCTTTGGAATTGCACCAGCATTAACTTACAACATTTCCAATAAAACCTCCATTACTACAGAATTGAATCTACAACAAGCAGAAAGCTTTATTGGCTCTGCTTATATTTTTGCACCAGCAGCCAATGGCTATGGTAGCTTGGATAGAGGTTTTAAATTCACCGATAACAACTACCCTGTTACAGATATTCAAGAATTAACCTTATTTACCAATTTAAAACACGAAATTTCTAAAAACTGGAGTTTTGAAACACAATTTGCGTATTTAAGATATGACCAAGAAGGAAATTCCACATGGCTTTGGAATTTTGAAGATACGGGAGATGCCACACGTTATGTTGGTATATGGGATGCACTCTCTTTAGGGAAATATTTCCAAACATACCTTTACGGAACCTTTAACACTTTAGGCATTACCCATAACGTTTTAGCTGGTTTCGATTATAGCCAGAAAGAATACTGGGCAGATTGGAACCAATCTATTGTTATAGATGTAAACCAACCATTTAATATTTACAACCCTGTTTATGGCAATACCATAACACCTGTTTTTGATAGAACCCAAAAAGTAAGGGATAGAGCAAACGCCCATAACACGGGCTTTACCGTAAGAGCTTTTTATGCCCAAGATGAATTAGCCTTTTTACAAAACAAACTAAGATTAACCCTTGCTGGAAGATATACCCAACTTGTTACACTTGGTAAGGCTGAGACCGATAAAAAATTCACACCTCGATTTGGTTTAAGTGCCGATATTTTACCTACACTTACCGCTTATGCCCTTTACGACCAATCCTTTTTAGGTCAAAATGGAGTTAGCAAATCTGGAAACACTTTTGATCCTGTTGAAGCTAAAGATATTGAAGGTGGGATTAAAAAATCTTTTTTTGACGGTCGTTTAAAAACATCTCTTGGCGTCTATCAGATTACAAAAGAAAATGTATTAGTAACAGACCCTGAAGACATAAATTTTTCTATCCAACTTGGCGAAATTCAATCTAAAGGTATCGAATTTGATATGCAAGGAGAAATTACACCAGAACTAAACATCGTCTTAAACTATGCGAATACCAATGTGGAAATAACAAAAGATACCAACCCAGCTAATATTGGAAAAAAAGTTGCTGGTCACGCAAAACACATGACCAATGGCTGGCTTAATTATAACTTTTCCAGCTTATCCAAATTTAAAGGTTTTGGAGTATCATTAGGCTACCAATATCAAGTAGATCGTTCTGCATGGTCTTGGGGAGCCGATAACCAAACCGATTTACCAGATTATTTTAGATTAGATGGTGGTCTTTCTTGGAAGAACAATAAAGTTCGTGTGCAACTGAACATCAACAATATTCTTGATGAGTATTTATACTCTGGTTCTAATTATGGCACTTATTTATATTGGCAATCTGAACCAGGAATAAACGGAAGATTTACAGTAACATACAATTTTTAA
- a CDS encoding ribosomal maturation YjgA family protein: protein MTLRFHKTYTLFFISILVIEILIAKFLTQGFIRYTFGDYLVVILMYCFFKSFIKGNHFYIAMGVLAFSFAIEFLQLVNILKPLNLQNSHSAKLILGSTFQFSDLVAYTLGIITVLIVELKPIKSCIP from the coding sequence ATGACATTGAGATTCCATAAAACATATACCTTATTTTTTATTTCAATATTAGTTATTGAAATACTAATAGCAAAATTCTTAACTCAAGGTTTTATAAGATACACATTTGGCGATTATTTGGTCGTTATTTTAATGTATTGCTTTTTTAAAAGCTTTATTAAAGGCAACCATTTTTATATTGCTATGGGTGTTTTAGCCTTCTCTTTTGCTATAGAGTTTTTACAACTGGTTAACATTCTTAAACCTCTAAACCTACAAAACAGCCATTCAGCCAAACTCATATTAGGTAGCACCTTTCAGTTTTCAGATCTGGTGGCATATACCTTAGGAATCATTACTGTTTTAATTGTTGAACTAAAACCAATCAAGTCATGTATACCATAA
- a CDS encoding winged helix-turn-helix domain-containing protein, with protein sequence MSIIYNINKVFDHRIRLGIMSILMVNEYADFNMLKELLEVTDGNLASHTKALEAAEYIKVEKQFIGRKPNTRYSTTKLGEFEFKKHIDALEKLINKQ encoded by the coding sequence ATGAGCATCATTTACAACATAAATAAAGTATTCGATCACAGAATTAGATTAGGCATCATGTCTATTTTAATGGTGAACGAGTATGCCGATTTTAATATGCTTAAAGAACTTTTAGAAGTAACCGATGGTAATTTAGCTAGTCATACAAAAGCTTTAGAAGCTGCTGAATATATAAAAGTTGAAAAACAATTTATTGGCAGAAAACCAAACACGCGTTATAGCACAACCAAATTGGGCGAATTTGAATTTAAAAAACATATTGACGCGCTCGAAAAATTAATTAACAAACAATAA